A stretch of the Thermus thermophilus genome encodes the following:
- a CDS encoding multidrug effflux MFS transporter, with protein MGPLEELLFLGTLMALGAFSIDVMLPALEATAHRYGTSPTAAQLVVGLYFLGFALGQLLWGPLMDALGRRRVLRGALLGFSLAALATVAAPGFSLLLAARLVQGFFAASFRIGVTASVRDRYRGEAMARRLSYALLVLMVAPVLAPALGVALLALGPWAPYALPALLGFLALLWSGRFPETLPEEARRPLRLASLGEGVLLVLRDRRAGFYALALGGVFGILYAYLAASAELYKAHLGLSNPAFALAFGATGLALAGANLLGPRAVARLGLGRALRLAVGALLLLLLFLPLHALAPRPFPFWLHLTLVLLLVAFTFPNAQARALEGLGRVAGLAASFTGFLSTLLAALLGTLVGQASGGAPFPFSLGLLGLGALAFAGVFLAEASPLCGSPPPGGPGGSPPGSAPPGGGGGPGG; from the coding sequence ATGGGACCCTTGGAGGAGCTCCTCTTCCTCGGCACCCTCATGGCCCTTGGGGCCTTCAGCATAGACGTCATGCTCCCCGCCCTCGAGGCCACCGCCCACCGCTACGGCACGAGCCCCACGGCGGCCCAGCTCGTGGTGGGCCTCTACTTCCTGGGCTTTGCCCTGGGCCAGCTCCTCTGGGGCCCCCTCATGGACGCCCTGGGGCGGAGGAGGGTCCTTAGGGGGGCGCTCCTCGGCTTCAGCCTCGCGGCCCTGGCCACCGTGGCCGCCCCGGGCTTTTCCCTCCTCCTCGCGGCCCGGCTCGTCCAGGGTTTCTTCGCCGCGAGCTTCCGCATCGGTGTCACCGCCAGCGTCCGCGACCGCTACCGCGGGGAGGCCATGGCCCGGCGCCTCTCCTACGCCCTCCTCGTCCTCATGGTGGCCCCCGTCCTGGCCCCGGCCCTGGGGGTGGCCCTCCTCGCCCTGGGCCCCTGGGCGCCCTACGCCCTCCCCGCCCTCCTCGGCTTTCTCGCCCTCCTCTGGAGCGGGCGCTTCCCCGAGACCCTCCCCGAGGAGGCGCGCCGCCCCCTGCGCCTCGCCTCCTTGGGGGAAGGGGTCCTCCTCGTCCTCAGGGACCGGAGGGCGGGGTTTTACGCCCTGGCCCTGGGGGGCGTCTTCGGCATCCTCTACGCCTACCTGGCGGCCTCGGCGGAGCTCTACAAGGCCCACCTCGGCCTTTCCAACCCCGCCTTCGCCCTGGCCTTTGGGGCCACGGGGCTCGCCCTCGCCGGGGCGAACCTCTTGGGGCCCAGGGCTGTGGCCCGCCTCGGCCTCGGGAGGGCCCTCAGGCTGGCCGTGGGGGCTCTTTTGCTCCTCCTCCTCTTCCTCCCCCTCCACGCCCTGGCCCCAAGGCCTTTTCCCTTCTGGCTCCACCTCACCCTGGTCCTTCTCCTCGTGGCCTTCACCTTTCCCAACGCCCAGGCCCGGGCCCTGGAGGGGCTGGGGAGGGTGGCGGGCCTTGCGGCGAGCTTCACCGGCTTTCTCTCCACCCTCCTCGCCGCCCTCCTCGGCACCCTGGTGGGCCAGGCCTCGGGCGGGGCACCCTTCCCCTTCAGCCTCGGCCTCCTGGGCCTTGGGGCCCTGGCCTTCGCCGGGGTGTTCCTCGCGGAGGCTAGCCCTCTTTGTGGATCTCCTCCACCAGGCGGGCCAGGCGGTTCACCCCCAGGTTCAGCTCCTCCAGGAGGAGGAGGAGGTCCAGGTGGGTGA
- a CDS encoding PhoU domain-containing protein, with product MALLGVLALLYLGTLLVTEGAGGLVGPSGRRLLSRLRGFPLGLAALLLGAASGSGTGLSLLGRGLLQVGVLPLYEAALLALGGTLGATVLVAVAGLGNRTLAFAALSLALALEVLKRGQGANRLLFGLGLLFLGLDLARGEALGAGAWLGSLPPLALFLAGLLLAFAVGSANLVALLALGLAGEGVGLEGTLALVLGGGVGCTGPVLLRPTPESLRLGLVLLSHRLALALPLLLAPNPGVFPAHAGFHALAFLTFPLAYPLWVRLADRLAPSPKPLAPKYLRPEALNDPLLAQGLALRELARIGDAARHMLEAVLKALVQETGREAELLPLEEKVDRLSREVLVYVAKLPQDTPALPLLKAASELEHLGDLAKRALRKAERLWTQGVTFSPEGKAELARIVGRTLARLERALTALATGNRALAERVLAEYPEVLAEVEASREAHLHRLRDRVETRASTLTHLDLLLLLEELNLGVNRLARLVEEIHKEG from the coding sequence GTGGCCCTCCTCGGGGTCCTCGCCCTCCTCTACCTCGGCACCCTCCTCGTCACCGAGGGGGCGGGCGGGCTCGTGGGCCCCTCGGGGAGGCGGCTCCTCTCCCGCCTTAGGGGCTTTCCCCTGGGGCTGGCCGCCCTCCTCCTCGGGGCGGCCTCGGGGAGCGGCACCGGGCTCAGCCTCCTGGGGAGGGGCCTCCTGCAGGTGGGGGTCCTGCCCCTATACGAGGCCGCCCTCCTCGCCCTTGGGGGCACCCTGGGGGCCACGGTCCTCGTGGCCGTGGCGGGCCTGGGAAACCGCACCCTGGCCTTCGCGGCCCTGAGCCTGGCCTTGGCCCTCGAGGTCCTCAAGCGGGGCCAGGGGGCGAACCGCCTCCTCTTCGGCCTCGGCCTCCTCTTCCTGGGCCTGGACCTCGCCCGGGGGGAGGCCTTGGGGGCGGGGGCGTGGCTGGGAAGCCTTCCCCCCCTGGCCCTCTTCCTCGCTGGGCTTCTCCTGGCCTTCGCCGTGGGCTCGGCGAACCTGGTGGCCCTCCTCGCCCTGGGCCTCGCCGGGGAGGGGGTGGGGCTCGAGGGGACCCTCGCCTTGGTCCTGGGCGGGGGTGTGGGGTGCACGGGGCCCGTCCTCCTCCGCCCCACCCCGGAAAGCCTCCGCCTCGGCCTCGTCCTCCTTTCCCACCGCCTCGCCCTCGCCCTCCCCCTGCTCCTCGCCCCGAACCCGGGCGTCTTCCCCGCCCACGCGGGCTTCCACGCCCTCGCCTTCCTCACCTTCCCCCTCGCCTACCCCCTCTGGGTGAGGCTCGCCGACCGCCTGGCCCCAAGCCCCAAGCCCCTCGCCCCCAAGTACCTCCGCCCCGAGGCCCTCAACGACCCCCTCCTCGCCCAGGGGCTCGCCCTGAGGGAGCTCGCCCGCATCGGGGACGCCGCCCGGCACATGCTGGAAGCGGTTCTGAAGGCCCTGGTCCAGGAAACGGGGCGCGAGGCCGAACTCTTGCCCCTGGAGGAAAAGGTGGACCGGCTGAGCCGGGAGGTCCTGGTCTACGTGGCCAAGCTCCCCCAGGACACCCCCGCCCTCCCCCTCCTCAAGGCGGCGAGCGAGCTGGAGCACCTGGGGGACCTGGCCAAACGGGCCCTGCGCAAGGCGGAAAGGCTCTGGACCCAGGGGGTCACCTTCAGCCCCGAGGGGAAGGCGGAGCTCGCCCGGATCGTGGGGCGGACCCTCGCTCGCCTGGAGCGGGCCCTCACGGCCCTGGCCACGGGGAACCGGGCCCTGGCGGAGAGGGTGCTCGCCGAGTACCCGGAGGTCCTCGCCGAGGTGGAGGCCTCGAGGGAGGCCCACCTCCATAGGCTCCGCGACCGGGTGGAGACCCGAGCCTCCACCCTCACCCACCTGGACCTCCTCCTCCTCCTGGAGGAGCTGAACCTGGGGGTGAACCGCCTGGCCCGCCTGGTGGAGGAGATCCACAAAGAGGGCTAG
- a CDS encoding glycerophosphodiester phosphodiesterase: MTAFRKRPLRLGHRGAPLKAKENTLESFRLALEAGLDGVELDVWPTRDGVFAVRHDPDTPLGPVFQVDYADLKAREPDLPRLEEVLALKEAFPQALFNVELKSFPGLGEEAARRLAALLRGREGVWVSSFDPLALLALKKAAPGLPLGFLMAEDHSTLLPCLGVEAVHPHHALVTEEAVAGWRKRGLFVVAWTVNEEGEARRLLALGLDGLIGDRPEVLLPLGG, encoded by the coding sequence ATGACCGCCTTCCGCAAAAGACCGCTTCGCCTCGGCCACCGGGGCGCCCCCCTGAAGGCCAAGGAGAACACCCTGGAAAGCTTCCGGCTGGCCCTCGAGGCCGGCCTGGACGGGGTGGAGCTGGACGTCTGGCCCACCCGGGACGGGGTCTTCGCCGTCCGCCACGACCCGGATACCCCCTTGGGCCCCGTCTTCCAGGTGGACTACGCCGACCTCAAGGCCCGAGAACCCGACCTGCCCCGCCTGGAAGAGGTCCTCGCCCTCAAAGAAGCCTTTCCCCAGGCCCTCTTCAACGTGGAGCTCAAGTCCTTCCCCGGCCTCGGGGAAGAGGCGGCGCGCCGCCTCGCCGCCCTCCTCCGGGGGCGGGAGGGGGTGTGGGTCTCCAGCTTTGACCCCCTCGCCCTCCTCGCCCTCAAGAAGGCGGCCCCCGGCCTCCCCTTGGGCTTCCTCATGGCCGAGGACCACTCCACCCTCCTCCCCTGCCTCGGGGTGGAGGCCGTCCACCCCCACCACGCCCTCGTCACGGAGGAGGCCGTGGCAGGGTGGCGAAAGCGGGGGCTTTTTGTGGTGGCCTGGACGGTGAACGAGGAAGGGGAGGCCAGGCGCCTCCTCGCCCTGGGCCTAGACGGCCTCATCGGGGATCGGCCCGAGGTCCTCCTTCCCCTGGGAGGGTGA
- a CDS encoding IS4 family transposase → MPPTTPLSQVITLWVHKVFASLRKTIRSNLALFLSTLLTTPLDPTLSDLARRTPLPTLAQSRLNRLWRFLHHPTLQDPWALTEALLPLLVPRFPKDRPLPLIVDWTFTEDGRHQALVAALPLKGRALVVAFALHPLSPFPSQNRVEEEFLHRLGRAVQDLGYTPLFLLDRGFDRVSLMRKLQGWGMGFLIRLRQNREVEPQGGKRLPLKEGYQRVVHPLREEVRLFGHGGEGVEVTLLVYPGGRDPWYLAYSGPFGGEPPYGWRMWIEEGFRDLKGQGFGLDRHRLRTGASLRGWLWLLALGMALLVLLGARLQGREWLPRLLAHPERQSLFRLGRIALAQGPPPWREAVVEELVRLLQELGGGK, encoded by the coding sequence GTGCCGCCCACCACCCCCCTTTCCCAAGTTATCACCCTCTGGGTCCATAAGGTCTTCGCCTCCCTCAGGAAAACCATCCGCTCCAACCTCGCCCTCTTCCTGTCCACCCTCCTCACTACCCCCCTGGACCCCACCCTCTCCGACCTCGCCCGCAGAACCCCCCTCCCCACCCTGGCCCAAAGCCGCCTCAATCGCCTCTGGCGCTTCCTCCATCACCCCACCCTGCAAGACCCCTGGGCCCTCACCGAAGCCCTCCTCCCCCTCCTCGTCCCTCGTTTCCCCAAAGACCGCCCCCTCCCCCTCATCGTGGACTGGACCTTCACAGAGGACGGTAGGCACCAAGCCCTGGTGGCCGCCCTTCCCCTCAAGGGAAGGGCCCTGGTGGTGGCCTTCGCTCTTCACCCCCTCTCCCCTTTCCCCAGTCAAAACCGGGTGGAGGAGGAGTTCCTCCACCGCCTGGGCCGCGCCGTCCAGGACCTGGGATATACCCCCCTCTTCCTCCTGGACCGCGGCTTTGACCGGGTCTCCCTGATGCGAAAGCTCCAGGGGTGGGGCATGGGCTTCCTCATCCGCCTGCGGCAGAACCGGGAGGTGGAACCCCAAGGGGGGAAGCGCCTTCCCCTGAAGGAGGGCTACCAGCGTGTGGTCCACCCCCTGCGGGAGGAGGTCCGCCTTTTCGGACACGGTGGGGAGGGGGTAGAAGTCACCCTCCTGGTGTACCCAGGGGGTCGGGATCCCTGGTATCTGGCCTATTCGGGCCCTTTTGGGGGGGAGCCGCCCTATGGGTGGCGGATGTGGATTGAAGAGGGGTTTAGGGACCTGAAGGGGCAGGGGTTTGGGCTGGACCGCCATCGGCTGCGGACGGGGGCGAGCCTCAGGGGGTGGTTATGGCTTCTGGCCTTGGGGATGGCGCTCTTGGTCCTTCTGGGGGCGCGCTTGCAGGGCAGGGAATGGCTTCCCCGGCTTCTGGCCCATCCCGAGCGGCAAAGCCTCTTCCGTCTGGGCCGGATCGCCCTGGCCCAGGGGCCCCCGCCTTGGAGGGAAGCAGTGGTGGAGGAGCTGGTCAGGTTGCTTCAGGAACTGGGGGGAGGAAAGTGA